The following are from one region of the Mus musculus strain NOD/ShiLtJ chromosome 17 genomic scaffold, GRCm38.p6 alternate locus group NOD/ShiLtJ MMCHR17_CHO_IDD1 genome:
- the H2-M2 gene encoding histocompatibility 2, M region locus 2 precursor has product METSAFFTLLFTLYLLLGASLALAQTFKGSHSLRYFDIAVSRPGLEETHYMTVGYVDDTEFVHFDNEAENPRFEPRVPWMEQMGQKYWDDQTRIAKAAEQQIRVYFQKLRDYYNQSQNSSHTIQRMTGCYIGPDGHLLHAYRQFGYDGQDYLTLNEDLSTWTAADAAAEITRREWEATNVAEFWRVYLEGPCMVWLFKYLTVGNETLLRTEPPKAYVTHHPRPEGDVTLRCWALGFYPSDIIMIWQRDGEDQTQDMDVIETRPAGDGTFQKWVAVVVPSGKEQNYTCHVAHEGLPEPLTLRWSRPPQSFIFIIIVAVGLVLLGASVATLVMWKKSSGGERGSL; this is encoded by the exons ATGGAGACTTCAGCATTCTTCACTCTCCTCTTCACTCTCTACCTGCTGCTTGGGGCTTCCCTTGCCCTGGCACAGACCTTTAAAG GATCCCACTCCTTGCGGTACTTCGACATCGCAGTGTCAAGACCTGGCCTAGAGGAGACCCACTACATGACTGTTGGCTATGTGGATGACACAGAGTTTGTGCATTTTGACAATGAGGCTGAGAATCCGAGGTTTGAGCCCCGAGTGCCTTGGATGGAACAGATGGGACAGAAGTACTGGGATGACCAGACACGCATTGCGAAAGCTGCAGAACAGCAGATTAGAGTGTACTTTCAGAAACTGCGAGACTACTACAACCAGAGCCAGAACA GTTCTCACACCATCCAAAGGATGACTGGCTGCTACATTGGACCAGACGGGCACCTACTTCACGCATACCGTCAGTTTGGTTATGATGGGCAAGATTACCTCACTCTGAATGAAGATCTGAGCACCTGGACTGCAGCAGATGCGGCAGCTGAGATCACCCGTAGAGAGTGGGAGGCAACTAATGTGGCTGAGTTCTGGAGGGTCTACTTGGAGGGCCCTTGCATGGTGTGGCTCTTTAAATACCTGACAGTGGGAAATGAGACTCTACTGCGCACAG AGCCCCCAAAGGCATATGTGACCCATCACCCCAGACCTGAAGGTGATGTCACCCTGAGGTGCTGGGCCCTGGGTTTCTACCCTTCTGACATCATCATGATCTGGCAAAGAGATGGGGAGGACCAGACCCAGGACATGGATGTTATTGAGACCAGACCTGCAGGGGATGGAACCTTCCAGAAGTGGGTAGCTGTGGTGGTGCCTTCTGGGAAGGAGCAGAATTACACATGCCATGTGGCTCATGAGGGACTGCCTGAGCCCCTCACCCTGAGATGGA GTAGACCTCCTCAGTCTTTCATTTTCATCATAATAGTTGCTGTTGGCCTGGTTCTCCTGGGAGCTTCAGTGGCTACTCTTGTCATGTGGAAGAAGAGCTCGGGTGGGGAAAGGGGcagcctctga
- the Olfr110 gene encoding olfactory receptor 110, translating to MEGKNQTAPSEFIILGFDHLNELQYLLFTIFFLTYICTLGGNVFIIVVTIADSHLHTPMYYFLGNLALIDICYTTTNVPQMMVHLLSEKKIISYGGCVTQLFAFIFFVGSECLLLAAMAYDRYIAICKPLRYSFIMNKALCSWLAASCWTGGFLNSVLHTVLTFHLPFCGNNQINYFFCDIPPLLILSCGDTSLNELALLSIGILIGWTPFLCVILSYLYIISTILRIRSSEGRHKAFSTCASHLLIVILYYGSAIFTYVRPISSYSLEKDRLISVLYSVVTPMLNPVIYTLRNKDIKEAVKAIGRKWQPPVFSSDI from the coding sequence atggaaggaaagaatcaaacaGCTCCATCTGAATTCATCATCTTGGGGTTCGACCACCTGAATGAATTGCAGTATTTACTCTTCACCATCTTCTTTCTGACCTACATATGCACTTTAGGAGGCAATGTTTTTATCATTGTGGTGACCATAGCTGATtcccacctacacacacccatgtATTATTTCCTAGGAAATCTTGCCCTTATTGACATCTGCTACACTACTACTAATGTCCCCCAGATGATGGTGCATCTTCTGTCAGAGAAGAAAATCATTTCCTATGGAGGCTGTGTGACCCAGCTCTTtgcattcattttctttgttggcTCAGAGTGTCTCCTCCTGGCAGCAATGGCATATGATCGATATATTGCTATCTGTAAGCCGTTAAGGTACTCATTTATTATGAACAAGGCTCTGTGCAGCTGGTTAGCAGCTTCATGCTGGACAGGTGGGTTTCTCAACTCAGTGTTGCACACGGTTTTGACCTTCCACCTGCCCTTTTGTGGTAACAATCAGATCAATTATTTCTTCTGTGACATACCTCCCTTGCTCATCTTGTCTTGTGGTGATACTTCCCTCAATGAACTGGCTTTGCTGTCCATTGGGATCCTCATAGGCTGGACTCCTTTCCTGTGCGTCATCCTTTCCTACCTTTACATCATCTCCACCATCCTGAGGATCCGTTCCTCTGAGGGGAGGCACAAAGCCTTTTCCACCTGTGCCTCCCACCTGCTCATTGTTATTCTCTATTATGGCAGTGCTATCTTCACGTATGTGAGGCCCATCTCATCTTACTCTCTAGAGAAAGATAGATTGATCTCAGTGCTGTATAGTGTTGTCACACCCATGCTGAATCCTGTAATTTATACGCTAAGGAATAAGGACATCAAAGAGGCTGTGAAGGCcatagggagaaagtggcagcCACCAGTTTTCTCTTCTGATATATAA